In Xenopus laevis strain J_2021 chromosome 2S, Xenopus_laevis_v10.1, whole genome shotgun sequence, a genomic segment contains:
- the pef1.S gene encoding peflin-like, producing MASYSYGQGYHGAAGQPPGAPQANYYGGQQYGGGVQPGAGYGGPAPGAPYGPPSSGGVYGHPIPGSAPPGAPGGPYGGQAPGGPYSVPGSTPYGNQQQGAHTGNIPPGVDPEAFSWFQTVDTDRSGCISLKELKQALVNSNWSSFNDETCMMMMNMFDKSNTGRIDLYGFSALWRFIQQWRNMFQQYDRDRSGCINQGELHQALCQMGYQVSPQFVQFVMSKYAQRSAQPGLQLDRFIQICIQLQSMTEAFREKDTGLVGNAKLSYEDFLNMTITRLL from the exons ATGGCGAGTTATTCGTATGGCCAG GGATACCATGGAGCAGCTGGACAACCTCCAGGCGCACCTCAGGCAAACTATTATGGAGGACAGCAGTATGGAGGAGGTGTTCAGCCTGGAGCTGGATATGGGGGGCCAGCTCCTGGTGCACCTTATGGCCCACCATCTTCTGGGGGAGTTTATGGACATCCTATCCCAGGTAGTGCTCCACCTGGAGCTCCTGGAGGCCCCTATGGGGGACAAGCACCAGGGGGACCTTATAGTGTCCCAGGTTCCACCCCTTATGGAAACCAACAACAGGGAGCACATACTG GAAACATTCCTCCAGGGGTGGATCCAGAGGCTTTCTCGTGgtttcagactgttgatacagaCCGCAGTGGCTGCATTTCCTTGAAGGAGCTGAAGCAAGCACTGGTCAATTCCAACTGGTCATCGTTTAATGATGAGACCTGTATGATGATGATGA ATATGTTTGATAAGAGCAACACTGGGCGCATTGATTTGTATGGATTTTCAGCTTTATGGAGATTCATCCAGCAATGGAGAAACATGTTCCAGCAGTACGACAGAGACAGATCTGGCTGCATTAATCAAGGAGAATTGCATCAAG CTCTGTGTCAGATGGGTTACCAGGTCAGTCCACAGTTTGTGCAGTTTGTGATGTCCAAATATGCTCAGAGATCTGCACAGCCAGGGCTGCAATTGGATCGATTCATACAGATTTGCATCCAACTGCAGAGCATGACTGAGGCCTTTCGAGAGAAAGACACTGGACTTGTAGGAAATGCCAAGCTCAGCTATGAGGACTTCCTCAACATGACTATAACACGGCTTCTGTAA